The bacterium DNA segment AAAAAAGGAACTGGGTTGCACTTCTTCCTAATTTTCGTGGTCCTAATTGTTTAGAAAATCCTGATTGTAAGAAGGCATGTGGTTCTGAATATGCACAAAGGGATATTGTAGATGCGATTAATTATGTTTTTTCCTGTTATAAAATAGATAAACAGAGAGTTTATTTAATTGGTGGGTCTGGTGGCGGATATATGAGTTTAATGATGGTTGCTAAATATCCAAATATGTGGTCAGCAGTTAGTACATGGGCATCCATTAGTGATTTAAAAAAATGGTGGGAAGAAAATAAAAATTATAGTATACATATTGAAGCATGCTTAGGTGGTCCACCGGGTAAAAGTTCCGAAATTGATAAAGAATATTATGAAAGGTCTCCAATTAATTTTATTACATCTGCAAAGAATGTTTGGCTTGATATTCACCATGGGATAAATGATATGGTAGTTCCATATCATCACAGTGAAGATGTTTATAAAAAACTTATAGATGCAGGCAGTAAAAAGGCAAGGTTTACATTATTTAAAGGAGGACATACTATTAATTATTTTCAGGCATGTCAGT contains these protein-coding regions:
- a CDS encoding prolyl oligopeptidase family serine peptidase, translated to MANVQEIKIKSSVDGTTQPNIIITSSSYNIENFVPLLVALHTWQGDYKQLVKPIEKQIEKRNWVALLPNFRGPNCLENPDCKKACGSEYAQRDIVDAINYVFSCYKIDKQRVYLIGGSGGGYMSLMMVAKYPNMWSAVSTWASISDLKKWWEENKNYSIHIEACLGGPPGKSSEIDKEYYERSPINFITSAKNVWLDIHHGINDMVVPYHHSEDVYKKLIDAGSKKARFTLFKGGHTINYFQACQWVSKKSNEIVVTT